The proteins below come from a single Roseiflexus sp. RS-1 genomic window:
- a CDS encoding aminotransferase-like domain-containing protein: MSAVSISALSNLYATRAKTLAPAQIWPEHEGDLISLAYGFAAPELFPTDDLLSATAEVLAEDAAEALNYGPTYPGLVQFVVNRLRAQGTPAEADNVLISYGSSQVLALLPQVFIDPGDVVIVEGPTFMGAVRHFALAGARLITVNVDDEGLDIDALEATLRDLAKRGQRPKFIYTIPTFHNPSGTLMPLERRRRLVALAKEYGVLVVEDDAYGDLYFENPPPPRLSALDHEGWVVQVGTFSKILAPGLRMGWACGNRDIIQRLASFKLEGSSGPFLTRMVERYCADGRLERHIADLRAAYRVRRDLMLAAIAREWPPDVRVAKPEGGFFVWARLPQGLSATALLAEAEKHGVTFVPGTHFYADGRGDNAFRLSFSFVPPAHIADGIARIGAAFRTLG, encoded by the coding sequence ATGTCCGCTGTTTCCATCTCCGCGCTGAGCAACCTGTACGCCACGCGGGCAAAAACACTCGCCCCCGCTCAGATCTGGCCCGAACACGAAGGTGATCTGATCTCGCTGGCGTATGGTTTTGCGGCGCCAGAGTTGTTTCCCACCGATGACCTGCTCTCCGCCACTGCCGAAGTTCTGGCGGAGGATGCTGCCGAGGCGTTGAATTATGGTCCGACCTATCCCGGTCTGGTGCAGTTTGTTGTGAATCGTCTGCGTGCGCAGGGAACCCCTGCCGAAGCCGACAATGTGCTGATTTCGTATGGGTCGAGTCAGGTGCTGGCGCTGCTGCCGCAGGTTTTCATCGATCCCGGCGATGTAGTGATCGTCGAAGGTCCGACGTTCATGGGCGCAGTGCGACATTTTGCGCTGGCTGGCGCCCGCCTGATAACAGTGAACGTCGATGATGAGGGTCTGGATATCGATGCCCTGGAAGCGACGCTGCGCGATCTGGCGAAGCGAGGGCAGCGCCCGAAGTTCATCTATACGATCCCGACGTTCCACAATCCGAGCGGTACGCTTATGCCGCTGGAGCGTCGCCGCCGACTGGTGGCGCTGGCGAAGGAGTATGGCGTGCTGGTCGTCGAAGATGACGCCTACGGCGATCTCTACTTCGAGAATCCGCCGCCGCCGCGTCTCTCTGCGCTTGATCACGAGGGGTGGGTGGTGCAGGTCGGCACTTTCTCGAAAATCCTGGCGCCAGGACTGCGCATGGGATGGGCTTGTGGGAACCGCGATATTATTCAGCGCCTGGCAAGTTTCAAACTCGAAGGATCGAGCGGTCCGTTCCTGACCCGTATGGTCGAGCGGTACTGCGCCGATGGGCGTCTGGAGCGGCATATTGCTGATCTGCGCGCTGCCTACCGTGTGCGGCGCGACCTGATGCTGGCGGCAATTGCGCGTGAATGGCCCCCAGATGTGCGTGTGGCGAAGCCTGAAGGAGGATTCTTCGTTTGGGCGCGGTTGCCGCAGGGTCTAAGCGCAACCGCGTTGCTCGCCGAAGCGGAAAAGCACGGGGTGACGTTCGTTCCGGGCACGCATTTTTATGCCGATGGTCGGGGTGACAATGCGTTCCGCCTGTCGTTCAGTTTCGTGCCGCCTGCACATATCGCGGATGGCATCGCACGGATCGGAGCGGCGTTTCGGACGCTTGGATAG
- a CDS encoding FAD-dependent thymidylate synthase, producing MRSSGATVEPTISDPWGDRFSEAERALLAPFVTDVDAPVFGLRNLPDVVRGALFSRYSRSDKSLRRILLDEFIQAPEADFHAIVALSADAAAHQIVAVHRAEAFYERVLIGYGDDSVAELGGAHVACEGVSNIAAKALEDSRIGISPLEKSTRYVAFNRKVEGRYRYLREAAIMASRHARAYETAMDFLFDTYSALIEPTLAAVRAHTPREPGVSERAYASATRARTFDLLRGLLPMATLTNVGLFGNGRAFEYLLTKLYASPLAELQALATALQRALDDQIPSFVKRAKSERGRAYQAYLRETRQEVQTLAAAVAHRLAEVASASPDVTLVAFDLDADVRVVAAILYPHLDSSLADARALAEAMTADERMRLIRAYAGRRASRFHRPGRAFEEARYTFDLLADIGAYRDLQRHRMLTQERQRFGVQHGYVVPPEIDEYGLGAPFRAALDQAGEVVSAIAADLPEEAQYAVPFAYRVRWRVTLNLREAYHLCELRSAPQGHPGYRRIAQEMYRQIAAVHPLLAEGMRFVDMNDYALERLDAERRLDEKRRKLSKEQQVNE from the coding sequence ATGAGATCGTCAGGAGCAACAGTGGAACCAACTATCAGCGATCCCTGGGGCGACCGCTTCAGTGAGGCGGAACGCGCCCTGCTGGCGCCGTTCGTGACCGACGTCGATGCGCCGGTGTTTGGCTTGCGCAACCTTCCCGATGTCGTGCGCGGCGCCCTTTTCTCGCGCTATAGCCGTTCCGATAAGAGCCTGCGCCGTATTCTGCTCGATGAGTTCATTCAGGCGCCGGAAGCCGATTTTCACGCGATTGTGGCGCTCAGCGCCGATGCCGCAGCACATCAAATCGTTGCTGTTCATCGGGCAGAGGCGTTTTATGAGCGCGTCCTGATCGGGTATGGCGATGATTCGGTGGCAGAGTTGGGCGGCGCCCACGTCGCCTGTGAAGGGGTCAGCAATATCGCAGCCAAGGCGCTCGAAGACAGTCGCATCGGCATCAGTCCGCTCGAAAAATCGACCCGTTACGTCGCCTTCAACCGCAAGGTCGAAGGACGCTACCGCTATCTGCGTGAGGCGGCGATCATGGCGTCACGTCACGCCCGTGCTTACGAAACAGCGATGGACTTCCTGTTCGATACCTATTCGGCGTTAATCGAGCCGACGCTTGCCGCCGTTCGCGCTCATACACCCCGCGAACCAGGGGTCTCTGAACGCGCCTATGCGAGTGCCACGCGCGCCAGGACCTTCGACCTGCTGCGCGGGTTGCTGCCAATGGCGACATTGACCAATGTCGGGTTGTTTGGCAATGGTCGCGCATTTGAGTACCTTCTGACGAAACTGTATGCCTCGCCGCTGGCGGAATTGCAGGCGCTGGCGACGGCGTTGCAGCGCGCGCTGGACGACCAGATCCCTTCGTTTGTCAAGCGCGCAAAGAGCGAACGCGGCAGAGCGTACCAGGCGTATCTGCGCGAAACGCGCCAGGAGGTGCAAACGCTTGCGGCAGCGGTGGCGCATCGGCTGGCAGAGGTTGCTTCGGCTTCACCCGATGTGACGCTCGTGGCATTCGATCTCGACGCTGATGTGCGGGTTGTTGCCGCAATTCTCTACCCGCACCTTGACTCATCTCTGGCAGACGCGCGTGCGCTGGCAGAGGCAATGACCGCCGATGAACGGATGCGCCTGATCCGCGCTTATGCGGGCAGGCGCGCCAGTCGCTTTCACCGACCGGGGCGGGCATTCGAGGAGGCGCGCTACACGTTTGACCTGCTGGCGGACATCGGGGCGTACCGCGATCTTCAGCGTCACCGGATGCTTACCCAGGAGCGGCAGCGGTTCGGCGTGCAGCATGGGTATGTGGTTCCGCCGGAGATCGACGAGTACGGACTGGGTGCGCCGTTTCGCGCTGCCCTGGATCAGGCGGGCGAGGTTGTCTCCGCCATCGCCGCCGACCTGCCGGAGGAGGCGCAGTATGCGGTCCCGTTCGCATATCGGGTGCGCTGGCGTGTGACCCTCAATCTGCGCGAAGCGTATCATCTGTGCGAATTGCGGAGCGCACCACAGGGGCATCCCGGCTACCGGCGCATTGCCCAGGAGATGTATCGCCAGATTGCCGCCGTGCATCCGTTGCTGGCGGAGGGAATGCGCTTTGTTGATATGAACGATTACGCTCTTGAACGACTCGATGCCGAACGTCGCCTGGACGAAAAACGACGCAAACTGAGCAAAGAACAGCAGGTAAACGAATAA
- a CDS encoding CBS domain-containing protein, giving the protein MAKTSSSSGRRASVPAEEEIRFWMRAPAVTVNLAAPVSEALALMREHNIRRLPVVIDTGELRGIITQGDIRGADLLRVAGMDPFDIADALRRIKVYEVMSEDPITVTPETSLREAAMLMIENKIGGLPVVDENRMVVGIITESDLFEALVHVLESRDREETA; this is encoded by the coding sequence ATGGCGAAGACATCTTCATCTTCCGGGCGACGCGCTTCAGTGCCTGCCGAGGAGGAGATCCGCTTCTGGATGCGCGCTCCGGCAGTCACAGTCAACCTGGCGGCGCCGGTGAGCGAGGCGCTGGCGCTGATGCGCGAGCATAACATTCGCCGATTGCCGGTGGTTATTGATACTGGTGAACTGCGGGGCATCATTACGCAGGGCGATATTCGCGGGGCGGATCTGCTGCGGGTCGCGGGGATGGATCCGTTCGATATTGCCGATGCACTGCGACGGATCAAGGTGTATGAGGTGATGTCGGAGGATCCGATTACGGTGACGCCGGAAACCAGCCTGCGCGAGGCGGCGATGCTGATGATTGAGAACAAGATCGGCGGGTTGCCGGTGGTGGACGAGAATCGTATGGTGGTCGGCATCATTACCGAAAGTGACCTGTTCGAGGCGCTGGTGCATGTGCTGGAAAGCCGGGACAGGGAAGAAACTGCGTGA
- a CDS encoding DUF5132 domain-containing protein: MADTRSLITGIALGVGATLAARNALPLLAPLARPAVKQSVKAALIGYERGREMAALLVETLSDIVAEVQVEMHAQNAAGADGRVES, from the coding sequence GTGGCTGATACCCGAAGCCTCATTACCGGCATCGCACTTGGCGTCGGCGCGACTCTTGCGGCACGCAACGCCCTGCCACTGCTGGCGCCGCTTGCCCGGCCCGCAGTCAAACAGAGCGTTAAGGCCGCGTTGATCGGGTACGAGCGCGGACGCGAAATGGCGGCGCTGCTTGTCGAGACCCTCAGCGACATCGTTGCGGAAGTTCAGGTCGAAATGCACGCGCAGAACGCAGCAGGCGCCGATGGGCGCGTCGAATCCTGA
- a CDS encoding cation-translocating P-type ATPase → MTTDLSIKSSALPVWDVADLQPVLETAFGKGGTFRDLLVALSSEGPCLISGAALREALDACQIRQALDEFLPYPQVVESLDEVYVTRSGDRPEIALHFAQPHALPQNTPFGTVTIHIGRTLTLIVDERGDATLKPGDMRVRWLGVSENLLVRLRRIEGPQGAQDVVQVSAGNILSQTTPLSVLTLRAAPIREVAAPAAPAPPPTAVVITVLHRLPGRVRLRVAGLYRNPAQKERIERHIVRQPGIRAVSANILTGTVLIQCDPAIGVEEVQARVVRILAGVDEPGQAQVQRPWHTMSIEDVAQILDTSPGQGLDPAVARRRLNEAGANVLPEIRRRSTFGMLIAQFSSLPVALLGVSAILSIATGGVADGVVILSVVLINAGIGFFTENRAEKTIAGLSRGAKPVARVVRAGAEYNLPGEELVPGDVIVLQRGMPAPADARLIETDDLTVDESALTGESVPVAKRADVILAPDTPLGSRINMVYRGAIVTGGSARAIVVATGAATEVGHIQRMLAETEQPETPLQRQLRVLGSQLALLSLAICGGVFVIGLLRGYGFLVMLKTAVSLAVAAIPEGLPTVATTTLALGLRRLERQNILVRRLVAVETLGAVQDVCLDKTGTITLNQMTLVTVFAGMTRFRHEAATFQPEDDGTTNVSAGELIDLLRLTALCSDVRIEMNNGAPQLRGTPTEIALVRAALDAGIDVIALRQQYPLLRVQLRSTQRNYMVTWHATGGDELMAIKGAPDQVLAMCSHHLCQGIVQPLSDRDRTRIVTENERMAGQALRVLGVAYTYGNDLPDERRDLIWVGLAGIADPPRPGMRELIARFRAAGLHPIMVTGDQSATAHAIARQIGLRRDGHLEGIDAAQLEHVPPDVLRSLAQRIDIFSRVSPAHKLRIVQALQRAGRVVAMTGDGINDGPALRAADIGIAMGRDGSQLAQEVADIVVRDDNLQTIIIAVEQGRAIYDDIKKAVHFILASNTSEIAVTLLATAIGAGEPLNPIQLLWINLVTDIFPELALSVELPEADVMSRPPRDPQAPMFSRTDLQRIGVEGALLTAATLTAYGIGLTRYGVGPRASTLAFMTITVAQLLHALSCRSERHSIFEPGACPPNRYMPLAVGGGIGLQVMATILPGLRGILGVTPLGLLDWAIVAGVSTTPLLINEIVKELMYTQNRREIQQEER, encoded by the coding sequence ATGACGACAGACCTTTCGATAAAGTCATCCGCTCTGCCAGTCTGGGACGTCGCTGACCTCCAGCCTGTTCTTGAAACAGCGTTTGGGAAAGGCGGCACCTTCCGCGATCTGCTGGTTGCGTTGAGTAGCGAGGGTCCCTGTCTCATTTCTGGCGCCGCGTTGCGTGAGGCGCTCGATGCCTGCCAGATCCGTCAGGCGCTCGATGAGTTCCTGCCCTACCCGCAGGTGGTTGAGTCGCTCGATGAGGTGTATGTCACCCGTAGCGGCGACCGACCAGAAATTGCCCTGCACTTCGCTCAGCCACACGCGCTTCCCCAAAATACGCCCTTTGGCACGGTGACCATCCATATTGGGCGGACGCTGACATTGATCGTCGATGAGCGCGGCGACGCGACACTGAAACCCGGCGATATGCGGGTGCGCTGGCTGGGTGTGAGCGAAAATCTGCTGGTGCGCCTGCGTCGCATCGAAGGTCCTCAGGGCGCGCAGGATGTGGTGCAGGTCTCCGCAGGCAATATCCTGAGCCAGACGACACCGCTCTCCGTGCTGACTCTGCGTGCCGCACCGATCCGTGAGGTCGCTGCACCGGCGGCGCCTGCCCCTCCGCCGACAGCAGTGGTTATCACAGTGCTTCACCGCCTGCCAGGGCGTGTACGTTTGCGCGTCGCCGGACTGTATCGCAACCCGGCGCAGAAAGAGCGTATCGAGCGGCACATCGTGCGTCAACCCGGAATTCGCGCGGTCTCGGCGAATATTCTGACCGGAACCGTTCTCATCCAGTGCGACCCGGCGATCGGTGTCGAAGAGGTGCAGGCGCGGGTGGTTCGGATTCTCGCCGGTGTTGACGAACCGGGTCAGGCGCAGGTACAGCGTCCCTGGCATACCATGTCGATTGAAGACGTCGCACAGATCCTCGACACCTCACCGGGTCAGGGACTGGATCCGGCGGTTGCCCGACGACGCTTGAACGAAGCAGGGGCAAACGTACTTCCCGAGATTCGCCGTCGATCGACGTTCGGTATGCTGATCGCGCAGTTCAGCAGTCTACCGGTGGCGTTGCTCGGAGTTTCAGCCATTCTGTCGATTGCAACCGGCGGCGTTGCCGATGGCGTGGTTATTCTTAGCGTCGTGCTGATCAACGCTGGAATAGGTTTTTTTACCGAAAACCGGGCGGAGAAAACCATCGCCGGTCTCAGCCGTGGCGCAAAACCGGTTGCGCGCGTGGTTCGTGCGGGCGCTGAATATAACCTGCCAGGCGAAGAACTCGTCCCTGGCGATGTCATTGTTCTGCAACGCGGCATGCCGGCGCCTGCCGATGCGCGCCTGATTGAAACTGATGATCTAACTGTCGATGAGTCGGCGCTCACCGGCGAAAGCGTCCCGGTTGCCAAACGCGCCGATGTCATCCTTGCACCGGATACCCCACTCGGAAGTCGCATCAACATGGTCTACCGCGGCGCAATTGTCACCGGCGGCAGCGCGCGCGCGATCGTCGTCGCCACCGGTGCGGCAACCGAAGTGGGGCATATCCAGCGGATGCTCGCCGAGACGGAACAACCCGAAACGCCGCTCCAGCGACAACTCCGCGTGCTTGGCAGTCAGCTGGCGCTTCTGTCGCTCGCGATCTGTGGCGGTGTGTTTGTCATTGGACTGTTGCGCGGGTATGGCTTCCTGGTTATGCTCAAAACTGCGGTGTCCCTGGCGGTTGCCGCCATTCCTGAAGGGTTGCCCACCGTCGCCACAACAACGCTGGCACTCGGTCTGCGTCGCCTGGAGCGACAGAACATTCTGGTTCGTCGCCTGGTCGCGGTTGAGACGCTTGGCGCAGTGCAGGATGTGTGCCTGGACAAGACCGGGACGATCACCCTGAATCAGATGACGCTGGTCACGGTATTCGCCGGAATGACCCGCTTCCGTCACGAAGCGGCCACGTTCCAGCCCGAGGACGACGGAACAACCAATGTGAGCGCAGGTGAACTGATCGACCTGTTGCGACTCACTGCACTCTGCAGCGACGTGCGTATTGAGATGAACAATGGTGCGCCCCAGTTGCGGGGAACGCCAACCGAAATCGCTCTGGTACGCGCAGCGCTCGATGCCGGCATTGATGTCATTGCATTGCGGCAGCAATATCCGCTCCTGCGTGTGCAATTGCGGAGCACCCAGCGCAACTACATGGTCACCTGGCACGCCACCGGCGGTGATGAACTGATGGCGATCAAAGGAGCGCCGGATCAGGTGCTGGCAATGTGTAGCCATCACCTGTGCCAGGGAATTGTGCAGCCGCTCAGCGACCGTGATCGGACGCGCATTGTGACCGAAAATGAACGGATGGCCGGTCAGGCGCTGCGGGTGCTTGGCGTTGCGTACACGTATGGCAACGATCTGCCAGACGAACGGCGCGATCTGATCTGGGTCGGTCTGGCAGGCATCGCCGACCCGCCACGACCCGGGATGCGCGAGTTAATCGCACGTTTTCGCGCTGCCGGTCTGCACCCGATTATGGTCACCGGCGATCAGAGCGCCACTGCTCACGCAATTGCCCGCCAGATCGGGCTGCGCCGCGATGGGCATCTGGAAGGGATCGACGCCGCCCAGCTCGAACACGTGCCACCCGATGTGCTGCGGTCACTGGCACAACGCATTGACATCTTTTCGCGCGTCAGTCCGGCGCACAAACTGCGCATCGTGCAGGCGCTTCAGCGCGCCGGACGTGTCGTTGCCATGACCGGCGACGGCATTAATGACGGTCCTGCGCTGCGCGCCGCCGATATCGGCATCGCCATGGGGCGCGATGGCAGTCAACTGGCGCAGGAAGTCGCTGATATCGTCGTCCGTGACGACAACCTGCAAACGATTATCATCGCGGTCGAGCAGGGGCGCGCCATCTACGACGATATCAAGAAGGCGGTGCATTTCATCCTGGCGAGCAATACCAGCGAGATCGCCGTAACGCTGCTGGCGACTGCCATTGGCGCAGGCGAACCGCTGAACCCGATCCAGTTGCTCTGGATCAATCTGGTTACCGATATCTTCCCCGAACTGGCGCTGAGTGTCGAACTGCCGGAAGCGGACGTTATGTCACGTCCACCCCGCGACCCGCAGGCGCCGATGTTTTCGCGCACCGACCTGCAACGCATCGGGGTTGAAGGTGCACTTCTGACCGCTGCCACACTGACCGCTTATGGGATTGGGTTGACCCGTTATGGTGTCGGACCGCGCGCCAGCACACTGGCCTTCATGACGATCACGGTCGCGCAATTACTCCACGCACTCAGTTGCCGTTCGGAACGCCACAGTATTTTTGAGCCAGGTGCATGCCCACCCAATCGATATATGCCACTGGCTGTCGGCGGTGGTATTGGTCTGCAGGTGATGGCAACGATTCTTCCAGGATTGCGTGGCATCCTGGGTGTAACGCCGCTTGGATTGCTCGACTGGGCAATCGTTGCCGGCGTTTCTACAACGCCCTTGCTGATCAACGAGATCGTAAAAGAACTCATGTATACGCAAAACAGGAGGGAGATACAACAAGAGGAGAGGTGA
- the metK gene encoding methionine adenosyltransferase: MASHYIFTSESVSAGHPDKLCDQISDALVGHYLRQDPFASVVAECAVSTGILFVSVKVAADAVVDIPNTAREIILDVGYDQGAFNGRTCTVMTSLSEMNGLRPRFDETTLDEEGLSQLTAQENVTLFGYACMHTPDLAPLPLWCAHRLMRQYDGVRRKTLRYLAPDAKCQVGIAFSGRMPRRIDSITLLASQQDSRVSLATLHTDLIEQVIRPAFADQPFAPDERTRIQINPEGAVFEGGPALHAGLTGRKNGVDTYGGFSRQSSAALSGKDPTRIDRIGAYAARHAAKNIVAAGLAEQCEVQLSYSIGIAEPVSVRVETYGTGRLDDDTLTDRVARHFDFRPGGIIRRLRLRQLATMCHGDLYRRLAVYGHVGRSDLDLPWEATDEAEALQSWIS; encoded by the coding sequence ATGGCGTCGCACTACATTTTCACATCCGAGTCGGTCAGTGCGGGGCATCCGGACAAACTATGCGACCAGATCAGTGACGCACTTGTCGGGCACTACCTGCGTCAGGACCCGTTCGCATCAGTTGTCGCCGAGTGCGCCGTTTCGACCGGCATCCTGTTCGTGTCGGTCAAGGTCGCCGCTGACGCAGTGGTTGATATTCCCAACACAGCACGCGAAATCATCCTCGATGTCGGCTACGACCAGGGCGCTTTCAACGGACGTACCTGCACAGTTATGACCAGTCTGAGTGAAATGAACGGTCTCCGTCCACGTTTCGACGAAACCACGCTTGATGAAGAGGGTCTTTCCCAACTGACGGCGCAGGAGAACGTCACCCTGTTCGGTTACGCCTGCATGCATACGCCGGACCTGGCGCCGCTGCCGCTCTGGTGCGCTCACCGTCTGATGCGTCAGTATGACGGTGTGCGTCGAAAAACACTTCGTTATCTGGCGCCCGACGCGAAGTGTCAGGTCGGCATTGCCTTCTCCGGTCGCATGCCGCGTCGCATCGATAGTATCACGCTGCTCGCCAGTCAGCAGGACTCACGGGTATCACTGGCAACCCTGCACACCGACCTGATCGAACAGGTCATCCGACCCGCGTTTGCGGATCAACCATTTGCGCCGGACGAGCGCACCAGAATTCAGATCAATCCTGAAGGTGCGGTATTCGAGGGGGGACCCGCACTGCACGCCGGGTTGACCGGACGCAAGAATGGCGTCGATACGTATGGCGGCTTTTCACGACAGAGTAGCGCAGCGCTGAGCGGAAAAGACCCGACTCGCATCGACCGGATTGGTGCATATGCGGCGCGTCATGCCGCAAAGAATATCGTTGCCGCCGGTCTCGCGGAGCAGTGCGAAGTACAACTGAGTTACTCAATTGGTATCGCCGAACCGGTCAGCGTGCGTGTTGAAACATATGGCACCGGTCGCCTTGATGACGATACGCTGACCGATAGGGTTGCCAGGCATTTCGACTTTCGCCCTGGAGGGATTATCCGTCGTTTACGCCTGCGACAACTGGCAACGATGTGTCACGGCGATCTCTACCGCCGACTGGCAGTGTATGGTCATGTCGGTCGCTCAGACCTCGATCTGCCGTGGGAAGCGACTGACGAAGCAGAGGCGTTGCAGTCGTGGATATCGTGA
- a CDS encoding Uma2 family endonuclease codes for MSATLTDQANAVRPTDTEPFYGWRFIRRELPDGTIEWDQVPLTYEDVLHPEEGDQVTHSSIHQRRWHYLREVFERQVADDPSAVVLDDVRIEWDVPDLRPHGPDLMVIFGVRERKNWSTFRVAEEGVRPALIVEITSPETRGHDVMTKVDHYELAGVPLYVIVDAVERRGQPGVRLIGYTLTPEGYRVLAPDDQGRLWLAPVRVWLGVRDGEIICYDESGRPLGDHLALARALQEEEQARREAEARAMEAETRATAEQRARAAAEARVRELEEALRRTQQNL; via the coding sequence ATGAGCGCGACGTTGACCGATCAGGCGAATGCCGTCAGGCCGACGGATACTGAACCCTTCTACGGCTGGCGGTTCATCCGTCGGGAACTGCCGGATGGAACCATTGAGTGGGATCAGGTTCCGTTAACGTATGAAGATGTGCTGCACCCGGAAGAGGGGGATCAGGTGACCCACAGCAGTATCCATCAGCGACGCTGGCATTACCTGCGTGAGGTGTTCGAGCGCCAGGTCGCCGATGACCCGTCGGCGGTCGTGCTGGACGATGTGCGGATCGAATGGGATGTGCCCGATCTCAGGCCGCACGGTCCCGATCTGATGGTTATTTTTGGGGTGCGCGAGCGCAAGAACTGGAGCACCTTTCGCGTTGCTGAAGAGGGGGTGCGTCCGGCGCTGATTGTCGAAATTACGTCCCCAGAGACGCGTGGGCATGACGTGATGACGAAGGTCGATCACTACGAACTGGCAGGAGTTCCGCTCTATGTTATTGTTGATGCGGTCGAGCGGCGTGGACAGCCTGGGGTGCGGTTGATCGGGTATACGCTGACGCCGGAAGGGTATCGGGTGCTGGCGCCGGACGATCAGGGGCGATTGTGGCTGGCGCCGGTGCGAGTCTGGTTGGGGGTGCGCGACGGAGAAATCATCTGCTATGACGAGTCTGGTCGTCCGTTAGGGGATCACCTGGCGCTGGCGCGTGCGTTGCAGGAGGAGGAGCAGGCGCGGCGCGAGGCGGAAGCCCGCGCAATGGAAGCGGAAACACGCGCAACCGCTGAACAACGTGCGCGCGCGGCTGCCGAAGCGCGGGTGCGGGAACTTGAGGAAGCGCTCCGGCGGACGCAGCAGAACCTATAG
- a CDS encoding IS110 family transposase, protein MASRESLFIGIDVSKQTLDVAFGADPHAPLETIPYTDEGVQLLVTRLQRLQPTLIVLEATGGLERMVFAQLLQAGLPTARVQPRRVRALAHAEGRQAKTDRLDARLLARFAERVRPPHHQATDEQRASLRDLLVRREQVIPMRTAEINRLTAAAPNLRPGIQKHIDWLDQEIRALEQERDNEAERTDEVRRKRELRDSVPGIGAITARNLLLRLPELGTINRTEAAAFVGVAPYANQSGAQHKPRHISGGRRDVRSVLYMATLAATRRRLVRRAFDQRLCQAGKPRKVAIVAAMRKLLTILGAILRQQKPWDPAVHTSAP, encoded by the coding sequence ATGGCTTCCCGTGAGTCGCTCTTTATCGGCATTGATGTCTCCAAACAGACGCTGGATGTGGCGTTTGGCGCCGACCCGCACGCGCCACTCGAGACGATACCGTATACCGACGAAGGTGTCCAGCTCCTGGTCACGCGACTCCAGCGCCTGCAGCCGACCCTGATTGTGCTGGAGGCGACCGGCGGGCTGGAGCGCATGGTGTTCGCCCAACTGCTCCAGGCTGGCTTGCCGACGGCGCGGGTGCAGCCACGCCGCGTGCGCGCCCTGGCGCACGCGGAAGGACGCCAGGCGAAGACCGACCGCCTGGATGCCCGGTTGCTCGCCCGCTTTGCCGAACGGGTGCGCCCGCCGCACCACCAAGCGACGGACGAGCAGCGCGCATCCTTGCGCGACCTGCTGGTCCGGCGGGAGCAGGTGATTCCGATGCGGACGGCTGAGATCAATCGGTTGACGGCTGCCGCGCCGAACCTCCGCCCGGGCATCCAGAAGCATATTGATTGGCTGGATCAGGAGATCCGTGCGCTTGAGCAGGAACGCGACAACGAGGCGGAGCGCACCGACGAGGTGCGCCGGAAACGGGAGCTGCGCGACAGCGTGCCCGGCATCGGCGCGATCACCGCACGGAACCTGCTGCTCCGCCTGCCCGAACTGGGGACCATCAATCGCACGGAAGCGGCGGCCTTTGTGGGCGTTGCGCCGTATGCCAATCAGAGCGGCGCACAGCACAAACCCCGGCATATCTCCGGCGGCAGGAGGGATGTGCGCAGCGTGTTGTACATGGCGACCCTGGCGGCCACGCGGCGCCGTCTGGTCAGGCGCGCCTTCGATCAGCGCCTGTGTCAAGCTGGCAAGCCGCGCAAGGTCGCCATCGTCGCTGCGATGCGCAAGCTGCTGACTATTCTCGGCGCAATATTGCGTCAGCAAAAGCCCTGGGATCCGGCTGTGCATACGAGCGCCCCTTGA